From one Vanacampus margaritifer isolate UIUO_Vmar chromosome 12, RoL_Vmar_1.0, whole genome shotgun sequence genomic stretch:
- the atoh7 gene encoding transcription factor atoh7: MKPRRSSCTDSGSESSELDSKSPEKYESATRRRMAANARERKRMQGLNTAFDRLRKVVPQWGQDKKLSKYETLQMALSYIMALNRILTDTKRRNAAHVQWVDLQFDCAQPDDYQYLMRYDSTGQDYTNSSFSYQIDGHQLNV; the protein is encoded by the coding sequence atgaagcctCGCCGGTCGAGCTGCACAGACTCGGGATCCGAATCCTCGGAACTGGACTCCAAGAGCCCGGAGAAATACGAGTCGGCCACGCGGCGGAGGATGGCGGCCAACGCCAGAGAGAGGAAGCGGATGCAGGGCTTGAACACGGCCTTCGACCGTTTACGGAAGGTGGTGCCGCAGTGGGGTCAGGACAAGAAGCTGTCCAAGTATGAAACCCTGCAGATGGCGCTCAGCTACATCATGGCCCTCAACCGCATCCTGACGGACACGAAGAGGCGCAACGCTGCGCACGTGCAGTGGGTGGACTTGCAGTTTGACTGTGCGCAGCCTGACGACTATCAGTACCTCATGAGGTACGACTCCACGGGGCAGGATTATACGAACTCCTCTTTCTCTTATCAGATTGATGGGCATCAGCTCAACGTataa